In one Thermanaerothrix sp. genomic region, the following are encoded:
- a CDS encoding secondary thiamine-phosphate synthase enzyme YjbQ, which produces MKSHTEYIWMNTPKRKELVHITPVLNEILKRSGVSDGFMLVSAMHITSGVMVNDNEPGLHEDIMEWLERLAPEDPSYRHHMTGEDNGDAHLKRILTHHQAVIPVTDGKLDLGPWERVFYCEFDGQRRKRVVVKVMGL; this is translated from the coding sequence TTGAAAAGCCACACCGAGTACATCTGGATGAACACGCCAAAGCGCAAGGAGCTGGTTCACATAACCCCTGTCCTTAACGAGATACTGAAGCGCAGCGGCGTCTCAGACGGGTTCATGCTGGTCTCCGCCATGCACATAACGTCGGGGGTTATGGTGAACGACAACGAACCGGGGCTTCATGAGGACATAATGGAATGGCTCGAGCGTCTGGCCCCGGAGGACCCCTCCTACCGGCATCACATGACCGGCGAGGACAACGGGGACGCCCACCTGAAGCGCATACTGACCCACCACCAGGCGGTCATCCCCGTGACCGACGGCAAGCTTGACCTGGGCCCCTGGGAGAGGGTCTTCTACTGCGAGTTCGACGGCC